One Glycine max cultivar Williams 82 chromosome 3, Glycine_max_v4.0, whole genome shotgun sequence DNA window includes the following coding sequences:
- the LOC100306494 gene encoding QLQ and WRC domain-containing protein isoform X1: MEAKPLRTVPSSHNTSGVGGGPQKKIGMEHKMESRVVDERKRVVMVKEENSTSSPNSVELHLGFDASHSTPQEINHVITEAQRRELHHQVFIFNHLAYNLPPPYHLVQFPSNMSEYSFLGFDHGIMVDPEPHRCRRTDGKKWRCGKNVVPNQKYCERHMHRGRNRSRKPVETSQVNSPLATKPCSKSHTKPSSKTQFEISSPNLIAIPHIDTSSTPSRSLSVTNCSSANNRSKNRAGYADYLMSFSSASTVSPGTTLATPVAPKIAAFSSATSVVASDSKSCLKICQKDNQSKSCISNNIGVKSGGKGSIVGDTNTNGISTGISFSPTSVLQVSVSGCNPSYLNDGTNIEAASGRCRRTDGKKWQCKSAVLPGQKYCATHMHRGAKKRLTSHEPAATATSSAVTVARLPYSSATTNIQKAHCAIPNTNLSMSVQAREAFIQCNEKSQSSSDTDTTISDTLNEYSYASF; the protein is encoded by the exons ATGGAAGCTAAGCCTCTTCGAACTGTTCCCTCTTCACACAACACTTCTG GGGTAGGAGGTGGACCCCAGAAGAAGATTGGCATGGAACACAAGATGGAAAGTCGTGTTGTTGATGAGAGGAAGAGGGTTGTTATGGTCAAGGAAGAGAACAGCACTTCTTCTCCCAACAGTGTTGAACTTCATCTCGGGTTTGATGCTTCTCATTCGACTCCACAAGAAATAAACCATGTGATCACTGAAGCTCAGAGGCGTGAGCTTCACCATCAAGTTTTCATCTTCAACCATTTGGCTTATAATCTTCCTCCTCCTTATCACCTTGTGCAATTCCCTAGCAACATGTCAG AATACAGTTTCCTGGGTTTTGATCATGGGATTATGGTGGATCCAGAACCTCATAGGTGTAGAAGAACTGATGGAAAGAAATGGAGGTGTGGTAAGAATGTGGTGCCTAACCAGAAGTACTGTGAAAGGCACATGCACAGAGGTCGAAATCGTTCAAGAAAGCCTGTGGAAACATCTCAAGTTAACTCTCCTTTGGCAACAAAGCCTTGTAGCAAGTCACACACCAAACCATCCTCAAAGACacaatttgaaatttcaagTCCAAACCTTATCGCCATTCCACATATTGACACATCAAGTACCCCATCAAGGAGCCTCAGTGTCACCAATTGCTCTTCTGCTAATAATAGGTCGAAAAATAGGGCAGGTTATGCTGACTACCTCATGTCGTTTTCTTCCGCGTCCACAGTGTCCCCTGGAACCACTCTTGCCACTCCAGTTGCCCCTAAGATAGCTGCCTTCAGCAGTGCGACATCCGTTGTTGCTTCAGATAGCAAAAGTTGCCTAAAGATATGCCAGAAAGATAACCAGTCCAAGAGCTGTATCAGCAACAACATCGGTGTTAAAAGCGGTgggaaaggaagcattgttggtGATACTAATACTAATGGCATCTCTACTGGAATAAGCTTCTCCCCAACGAGTGTTCTTCAAG TTTCAGTTTCTGGTTGCAACCCTTCATACCTGAATGACGGAACCAACATAGAAGCTGCATCCGGTAGGTGCCGGAGAACAGATGGTAAGAAGTGGCAGTGCAAGAGTGCTGTTCTTCCTGGTCAGAAATACTGTGCCACACACATGCATAGAGGTGCCAAAAAGCGTCTCACAAGCCATGAACCAGCAGCTACTGCTACCAGTTCCGCCGTTACCGTTGCGCGGTTGCCTTACTCTTCAGCCACTACCAACATACAGAAAGCGCATTGTGCAATTCCAAACACAAATCTTTCCATGTCAGTCCAAGCCAGGGAAGCATTCATACAATGTAATGAGAAAAGTCAAAGTAGCAGTGACA
- the LOC100777417 gene encoding peptidyl-prolyl cis-trans isomerase CYP18-1 gives MSVTLHTNLGDIKCEIFCDEVPKSSENFLALCASGYYDGTIFHRNIKGFMIQGGDPTGTGKGGTSIWGKKFNDEIRESLKHNARGILAMANSGPNTNGSQFFLTFAKQPHLNGLYTVFGKVIHGFEVLDLMEKTQTGAGDRPLAEIRLNRVTIHANPLAG, from the exons atg TCGGTGACTCTGCACACAAACCTAGGCGACATCAAATGCGAAATCTTCTGCGACGAGGTCCCCAAATCCTCCGAG AATTTTTTAGCACTATGTGCAAGTGGTTACTACGATGGAACTATATTTCACCGCAACATTAAGGGTTTTATGATTCAAGGTGGAGACCCAACTGGAACTGGCAAAGGGGGAACTAGTATATGGGGCAAGAAATTTAACGATGAGATAAGAGAATCTCTGAAG CACAATGCAAGAGGAATATTGGCAATGGCCAATAGTGGTCCAAATACTAATGGAAGCCAATTTTTCTTAACTTTCGCAAAGCAACCCCATTTAAATGGGCTATACACTGTGTTTGGCAAAGTAATTCATGGATTTGAAGTGCTCGATCTCATGGAGAAG aCACAAACAGGGGCAGGGGACCGACCACTTGCGGAGATTAGGCTCAATCGTGTAACAATACATGCTAATCCACTTGCTGGTTAG
- the LOC102660550 gene encoding pentatricopeptide repeat-containing protein At4g32430, mitochondrial has translation MRNLLRRGPQILRGAVSACGHMKNLELGRQIHGLTQKVGYGTHVSVCNVLMSTYSKCEVPKDAKAVFESISNRNVVSWTTMISIDEEDAVSLFNAMRVNGVYPNDVTFIGLIHAVTIRNLVTEGLTIHGLCIKSCFLSEQTVSNSFITMYAKFECIQESTKIFEELNCRETVSWNALISGYAQNGSYKEALLTYLSAVKEIKPNQYTFGSVLNAIAAAEDISLNHGKSCHSHLLKLGLGTDPIVSGALLDMYGKRGDIIESQRVFNETLERTQFAWTAIISAYARHGDFESVMSLYTEMEREGINPDSITFLSVLAACCRKGMVDAGHRVFDSMVKKHSIEPTSEHYSIMVDMLGRVGRLDEAEELMHQIPGGPGLSVLQSLLGSCRLHGNMEMAEKVVGRLIEMDPASSGPYVLMANLYAEKGKWEKVAEVRRGMRGRGVKKEVGFSWVDVSNVDSLYLHGFSSGDKSHPESENICKIAEFLGLQMKILKENREREGEWYNE, from the exons ATGCGAAATCTTCTGCGACGAGGTCCCCAAATCCTCCGAG GTGCAGTTTCTGCTTGTGGTCATATGAAAAACTTAGAGCTTGGGAGGCAGATACATGGTTTGACCCAGAAAGTGGGATATGGAACACATGTTTCAGTTTGCAATGTTTTGATGTCAACTTATTCAAAATGTGAGGTCCCTAAAGATGCAAAAGCTGTTTTTGAGAGCATTAGTAATCGGAATGTAGTGTCTTGGACGACAATGATTTCTATTGACGAAGAAGATGCAGTGTCTCTCTTCAATGCCATGAGAGTTAATGGCGTGTATCCAAATGATGTTACATTTATAGGATTAATACATGCTGTAACAATCAGGAATTTAGTGACAGAAGGTCTAACGATTCATGGGCTATGCATAAAAAGCTGCTTTTTGTCGGAACAAACTGTCTCCAACAGCTTCATTACCATGTATGCCAAGTTTGAGTGCATTCAAGAATCAACCAAGATTTTTGAGGAGCTTAACTGTCGAGAAACAGTATCATGGAATGCATTAATTTCAGGGTATGCTCAAAATGGCTCATATAAAGAAGCTTTGCTCACATATTTGTCTGCAGTTAAGGAGATAAAGCCCAATCAATACACATTTGGTAGTGTTTTAAATGCTATTGCTGCGGCTGAGGATATATCATTGAACCATGGGAAAAGTTGCCATTCTCACTTGCTCAAACTTGGTTTAGGCACTGATCCAATTGTTTCAGGGGCTCTGCTTGACATGTATGGCAAGCGTGGTGACATAATTGAGTCTCAAAGAGTGTTCAATGAGACACTTGAACGAACCCAGTTTGCTTGGACAGCCATAATATCTGCCTATGCCCGCCATGGAGACTTTGAGTCAGTGATGAGTTTGTATACAGAAATGGAGAGGGAAGGAATCAATCCTGACTCCATCACTTTCCTTTCTGTTTTGGCTGCATGTTGTAGAAAGGGCATGGTTGATGCCGGCCATAGAGTCTTTGACTCTATGGTGAAGAAACATTCAATTGAGCCAACCTCTGAGCATTATTCTATTATGGTGGACATGTTGGGCCGTGTTGGACGACTAGATGAGGCAGAAGAGTTGATGCACCAGATTCCAGGAGGGCCTGGATTGTCAGTGTTGCAAAGTTTGCTTGGGTCTTGTAGATTACATGGGAATATGGAGATGGCTGAGAAGGTTGTTGGTAGATTGATAGAAATGGATCCTGCAAGTTCAGGTCCATATGTGTTAATGGCAAACTTGTATGCTGAGAAAGGAAAGTGGGAGAAAGTTGCTGAAGTGCGAAGAGGGATGAGAGGGAGGGGAGTAAAGAAGGAAGTCGGATTTAGTTGGGTGGATGTTTCTAATGTTGATTCCTTATATTTGCATGGTTTCTCCTCTGGGGATAAGTCACATCCAGAGTCTGAGAATATTTGTAAAATTGCCGAGTTTCTGGGACtgcaaatgaaaattttgaaagagAACAGAGAAAGGGAAGGAGAGTGGTATAATGAGTAA
- the LOC100306494 gene encoding QLQ and WRC domain-containing protein isoform X2 produces the protein MEHKMESRVVDERKRVVMVKEENSTSSPNSVELHLGFDASHSTPQEINHVITEAQRRELHHQVFIFNHLAYNLPPPYHLVQFPSNMSEYSFLGFDHGIMVDPEPHRCRRTDGKKWRCGKNVVPNQKYCERHMHRGRNRSRKPVETSQVNSPLATKPCSKSHTKPSSKTQFEISSPNLIAIPHIDTSSTPSRSLSVTNCSSANNRSKNRAGYADYLMSFSSASTVSPGTTLATPVAPKIAAFSSATSVVASDSKSCLKICQKDNQSKSCISNNIGVKSGGKGSIVGDTNTNGISTGISFSPTSVLQVSVSGCNPSYLNDGTNIEAASGRCRRTDGKKWQCKSAVLPGQKYCATHMHRGAKKRLTSHEPAATATSSAVTVARLPYSSATTNIQKAHCAIPNTNLSMSVQAREAFIQCNEKSQSSSDTDTTISDTLNEYSYASF, from the exons ATGGAACACAAGATGGAAAGTCGTGTTGTTGATGAGAGGAAGAGGGTTGTTATGGTCAAGGAAGAGAACAGCACTTCTTCTCCCAACAGTGTTGAACTTCATCTCGGGTTTGATGCTTCTCATTCGACTCCACAAGAAATAAACCATGTGATCACTGAAGCTCAGAGGCGTGAGCTTCACCATCAAGTTTTCATCTTCAACCATTTGGCTTATAATCTTCCTCCTCCTTATCACCTTGTGCAATTCCCTAGCAACATGTCAG AATACAGTTTCCTGGGTTTTGATCATGGGATTATGGTGGATCCAGAACCTCATAGGTGTAGAAGAACTGATGGAAAGAAATGGAGGTGTGGTAAGAATGTGGTGCCTAACCAGAAGTACTGTGAAAGGCACATGCACAGAGGTCGAAATCGTTCAAGAAAGCCTGTGGAAACATCTCAAGTTAACTCTCCTTTGGCAACAAAGCCTTGTAGCAAGTCACACACCAAACCATCCTCAAAGACacaatttgaaatttcaagTCCAAACCTTATCGCCATTCCACATATTGACACATCAAGTACCCCATCAAGGAGCCTCAGTGTCACCAATTGCTCTTCTGCTAATAATAGGTCGAAAAATAGGGCAGGTTATGCTGACTACCTCATGTCGTTTTCTTCCGCGTCCACAGTGTCCCCTGGAACCACTCTTGCCACTCCAGTTGCCCCTAAGATAGCTGCCTTCAGCAGTGCGACATCCGTTGTTGCTTCAGATAGCAAAAGTTGCCTAAAGATATGCCAGAAAGATAACCAGTCCAAGAGCTGTATCAGCAACAACATCGGTGTTAAAAGCGGTgggaaaggaagcattgttggtGATACTAATACTAATGGCATCTCTACTGGAATAAGCTTCTCCCCAACGAGTGTTCTTCAAG TTTCAGTTTCTGGTTGCAACCCTTCATACCTGAATGACGGAACCAACATAGAAGCTGCATCCGGTAGGTGCCGGAGAACAGATGGTAAGAAGTGGCAGTGCAAGAGTGCTGTTCTTCCTGGTCAGAAATACTGTGCCACACACATGCATAGAGGTGCCAAAAAGCGTCTCACAAGCCATGAACCAGCAGCTACTGCTACCAGTTCCGCCGTTACCGTTGCGCGGTTGCCTTACTCTTCAGCCACTACCAACATACAGAAAGCGCATTGTGCAATTCCAAACACAAATCTTTCCATGTCAGTCCAAGCCAGGGAAGCATTCATACAATGTAATGAGAAAAGTCAAAGTAGCAGTGACA
- the LOC100306494 gene encoding QLQ and WRC domain-containing protein: MEAKPLRTVPSSHNTSGGGPQKKIGMEHKMESRVVDERKRVVMVKEENSTSSPNSVELHLGFDASHSTPQEINHVITEAQRRELHHQVFIFNHLAYNLPPPYHLVQFPSNMSEYSFLGFDHGIMVDPEPHRCRRTDGKKWRCGKNVVPNQKYCERHMHRGRNRSRKPVETSQVNSPLATKPCSKSHTKPSSKTQFEISSPNLIAIPHIDTSSTPSRSLSVTNCSSANNRSKNRAGYADYLMSFSSASTVSPGTTLATPVAPKIAAFSSATSVVASDSKSCLKICQKDNQSKSCISNNIGVKSGGKGSIVGDTNTNGISTGISFSPTSVLQVSVSGCNPSYLNDGTNIEAASGRCRRTDGKKWQCKSAVLPGQKYCATHMHRGAKKRLTSHEPAATATSSAVTVARLPYSSATTNIQKAHCAIPNTNLSMSVQAREAFIQCNEKSQSSSDTDTTISDTLNEYSYASF, translated from the exons ATGGAAGCTAAGCCTCTTCGAACTGTTCCCTCTTCACACAACACTTCTG GAGGTGGACCCCAGAAGAAGATTGGCATGGAACACAAGATGGAAAGTCGTGTTGTTGATGAGAGGAAGAGGGTTGTTATGGTCAAGGAAGAGAACAGCACTTCTTCTCCCAACAGTGTTGAACTTCATCTCGGGTTTGATGCTTCTCATTCGACTCCACAAGAAATAAACCATGTGATCACTGAAGCTCAGAGGCGTGAGCTTCACCATCAAGTTTTCATCTTCAACCATTTGGCTTATAATCTTCCTCCTCCTTATCACCTTGTGCAATTCCCTAGCAACATGTCAG AATACAGTTTCCTGGGTTTTGATCATGGGATTATGGTGGATCCAGAACCTCATAGGTGTAGAAGAACTGATGGAAAGAAATGGAGGTGTGGTAAGAATGTGGTGCCTAACCAGAAGTACTGTGAAAGGCACATGCACAGAGGTCGAAATCGTTCAAGAAAGCCTGTGGAAACATCTCAAGTTAACTCTCCTTTGGCAACAAAGCCTTGTAGCAAGTCACACACCAAACCATCCTCAAAGACacaatttgaaatttcaagTCCAAACCTTATCGCCATTCCACATATTGACACATCAAGTACCCCATCAAGGAGCCTCAGTGTCACCAATTGCTCTTCTGCTAATAATAGGTCGAAAAATAGGGCAGGTTATGCTGACTACCTCATGTCGTTTTCTTCCGCGTCCACAGTGTCCCCTGGAACCACTCTTGCCACTCCAGTTGCCCCTAAGATAGCTGCCTTCAGCAGTGCGACATCCGTTGTTGCTTCAGATAGCAAAAGTTGCCTAAAGATATGCCAGAAAGATAACCAGTCCAAGAGCTGTATCAGCAACAACATCGGTGTTAAAAGCGGTgggaaaggaagcattgttggtGATACTAATACTAATGGCATCTCTACTGGAATAAGCTTCTCCCCAACGAGTGTTCTTCAAG TTTCAGTTTCTGGTTGCAACCCTTCATACCTGAATGACGGAACCAACATAGAAGCTGCATCCGGTAGGTGCCGGAGAACAGATGGTAAGAAGTGGCAGTGCAAGAGTGCTGTTCTTCCTGGTCAGAAATACTGTGCCACACACATGCATAGAGGTGCCAAAAAGCGTCTCACAAGCCATGAACCAGCAGCTACTGCTACCAGTTCCGCCGTTACCGTTGCGCGGTTGCCTTACTCTTCAGCCACTACCAACATACAGAAAGCGCATTGTGCAATTCCAAACACAAATCTTTCCATGTCAGTCCAAGCCAGGGAAGCATTCATACAATGTAATGAGAAAAGTCAAAGTAGCAGTGACA